From the genome of Eublepharis macularius isolate TG4126 chromosome 12, MPM_Emac_v1.0, whole genome shotgun sequence, one region includes:
- the LOC129339404 gene encoding olfactory receptor 14C36-like, translating into MVNQTVVTEFILQRFSNVRELQILHFMVFLSLYLATLMGNFLIITSVAQIPHLHTPMYFFLAVLSLVDACFISSTVPTSMVNSLVNDSRISFAGCVSQVFLVVACATAEISLLTVMAYDRYVAICHPLQYLLIMNWNACFQMAAAALVFSLINGMIQTANTFRLHFCWSNVVEQYFCDIPQLLRISCTDTKFNEIFTFVCVLTLGSICSVLILVSYGYIFSTVFKIQSGQGKYKTFSTCIPHLTMFSLFVFTVMFSYMRPKVMSSPTVDLLAAVLYAVLPPLMNPIIYTLRNKDIQVALKKKTGVNAKW; encoded by the coding sequence ATGGTAAACCAAACGGTTGTGACAGAATTCATCCTTCAAAGATTCTCCAATGTGCGAGAGCTACAGATTTTGCATTTTATGGTGTTTCTCTCCCTCTACTTAGCAACGCTGATGGGGAATTTTCTAATCATCACATCTGTGGCACAGATTCCTCACCTTCACACCCCCATGTATTTTTTCCTGGCTGTCTTGTCATTGGTAGATGCCTGCTTCATTTCTTCCACAGTTCCTACATCCATGGTCAATTCCTTGGTAAATGACAGTCGGATTTCATTTGCAGGATGTGTCAGCCAAGTGTTCTTGGTTGTTGCCTGTGCCACTGCAGAAATTTCCCTGCTCACTGTCATGGCTTATGACCGCTATGTAGCAATCTGCCACCCTCTGCAGTACCTGCTGATCATGAACTGGAATGCCTGCTTCCAAATGGCAGCTGCTGCACTGGTCTTCAGCCTAATTAATGGAATGATACAAACAGCAAACACATTTAGGCTTCACTTCTGCTGGTCCAATGTTGTTGAACAATACTTCTGTGATATCCCTCAGTTGTTAAGGATATCTTGCACAGATACCAAGTTCAATGAGATCTTCACTTTTGTCTGTGTTCTTACTTTGGGTTCCATTTGCTCTGTGTTAATATTGGTTTCCTATGGTTACATCTTCTCTACTGTATTCAAGATTCAGTCAGGCCAAGGGAAGTACAAAACTTTCTCTACCTGCATCCCTCACTTGACAATGTTTTCCCTGTTTGTTTTTACTGTCATGTTTTCTTATATGAGACCAAAGGTGATGTCCTCTCCAACTGTGGACTTGTTAGCTGCTGTTTTGTATGCAGTTTTGCCACCACTCATGAATCCCATCATTTATACCTTGAGAAACAAAGACATCCAAGTGGCACTGAAGAAGAAAACAGGTGTCAATGCAAAATGGTGA